In Coleofasciculus sp. FACHB-T130, the following proteins share a genomic window:
- the rpsM gene encoding 30S ribosomal protein S13, which yields MARIAGVDLPRDKRVEIGLTYIYGIGLSRSKEILAASKVNPDTRVKDLSDSDVAALREAVESNYQIEGDLRRWEAMNIKRLIDIGTYRGRRHRMGLPVRGQRTRTNARTRRGRRLTVAGKRKAPGPK from the coding sequence GTGGCACGGATTGCTGGGGTAGACCTTCCTCGCGATAAACGCGTAGAAATTGGTCTGACTTACATTTATGGAATTGGACTCTCGCGCTCCAAAGAAATTTTGGCAGCATCCAAAGTTAATCCAGACACAAGAGTAAAAGACTTAAGTGATTCCGACGTTGCTGCTCTGCGCGAAGCAGTGGAAAGCAACTATCAAATTGAAGGGGATCTCAGACGCTGGGAGGCGATGAACATCAAGCGCCTGATTGACATTGGCACCTACCGGGGTCGGCGTCATCGAATGGGCTTGCCAGTTCGGGGTCAACGAACCCGTACAAATGCGCGAACCCGTCGCGGTAGACGTCTCACAGTCGCAGGCAAGAGAAAGGCACCAGGGCCGAAATAA
- the rpsK gene encoding 30S ribosomal protein S11, which yields MARQPTKKTGPKKQKRNVPNGVAFIQSTFNNTIVTISDTNGDVLSWASAGSSGFKGAKKGTPFAAQTAAESAARRATDQGMRQIEVMVSGPGAGRETAIRALQGAGLEITLIRDVTPIPHNGCRPPKRRRV from the coding sequence ATGGCGCGACAACCAACAAAAAAAACAGGTCCGAAAAAACAAAAACGCAACGTACCTAATGGCGTAGCCTTCATCCAGTCTACTTTTAACAACACGATTGTCACGATTTCTGACACGAATGGGGACGTCCTCTCCTGGGCTTCAGCTGGCTCAAGTGGCTTTAAAGGAGCAAAAAAAGGAACTCCTTTTGCAGCGCAAACCGCAGCTGAAAGCGCGGCTCGCCGGGCGACCGATCAGGGGATGCGTCAGATTGAAGTCATGGTTAGCGGTCCAGGAGCTGGTCGAGAAACCGCGATTCGAGCGCTGCAAGGGGCGGGGCTAGAAATTACCTTAATTCGAGATGTGACGCCAATCCCCCACAATGGCTGCCGTCCGCCCAAGCGACGTCGAGTCTAG
- a CDS encoding DNA-directed RNA polymerase subunit alpha has translation MKKGGHSVAQFQIECVESKTENNRSQYSKFVLEPLERGQGTTVGNALRRVLLSNLEGTAVTAVRIAGVNHEFATVEGVREDVLEILLNMKDIVLKSHSSHPQIARLTVTGPATVTAGRFDLPSEVEVVDPNQYVATLADDARLEMEFRIERGKGYRAVDRGRDDTAALDFLQIDAVFMPVHKVNYSIEDARIDGSLERDRLILEIWTNGSLSPQEALSQAASILVDLFNPLKDITLDPMTVDYADDEDPTSQIPIEELQLSVRAYNCLKRAQINSVADLLDYSQEDLLEIKNFGQKSAEEVIEALQRRLGITLPHEKAAKTT, from the coding sequence ATGAAGAAGGGAGGTCACTCCGTGGCGCAGTTTCAAATTGAGTGTGTAGAGTCCAAAACTGAGAATAATCGGAGCCAATATAGCAAATTTGTCCTGGAGCCTCTAGAACGGGGTCAAGGTACCACCGTCGGCAATGCACTGAGGCGGGTTCTACTGTCTAATTTAGAAGGGACAGCCGTGACAGCTGTTCGGATTGCTGGGGTTAATCATGAGTTTGCCACAGTTGAGGGAGTTCGGGAGGATGTCCTAGAAATTCTGCTGAACATGAAGGACATTGTACTCAAAAGTCACTCCTCCCATCCCCAAATTGCTCGATTAACTGTCACAGGCCCAGCAACGGTGACAGCCGGACGATTTGATTTACCCTCTGAAGTTGAGGTGGTCGATCCTAATCAATACGTTGCTACCCTAGCAGACGACGCTAGGTTGGAAATGGAATTCCGCATCGAACGAGGAAAGGGATATCGCGCCGTAGACCGGGGACGAGATGACACTGCTGCTTTAGACTTCCTCCAGATTGACGCTGTGTTTATGCCCGTGCATAAAGTTAACTACAGCATTGAAGATGCCCGGATTGACGGTTCTCTGGAAAGAGACCGACTAATCCTTGAAATCTGGACGAATGGCAGCCTCAGTCCCCAAGAGGCACTTTCTCAAGCGGCAAGTATTCTGGTGGATTTGTTCAATCCCCTGAAAGATATCACCCTCGATCCGATGACGGTAGACTATGCCGATGATGAAGATCCTACCAGCCAGATCCCAATCGAAGAATTGCAGCTTTCGGTGAGGGCATACAACTGTCTCAAGCGAGCGCAAATTAACTCTGTAGCTGACTTGCTGGATTACAGCCAAGAGGATCTACTAGAGATTAAAAACTTTGGTCAAAAGTCGGCAGAAGAAGTCATCGAAGCCTTACAGCGGCGACTAGGAATTACCCTGCCTCACGAAAAGGCTGCGAAAACAACTTGA
- the rplQ gene encoding 50S ribosomal protein L17, with protein sequence MRHCRRIPKLGKPADQRRALLRALTTELIRQGRITTTKTRAKALRPEVEKMITLAKDGSLAARRQAMGYIYDKQLVHALFEQAASRYGERNGGYTRILRTVPRRGDNAEMAIIELV encoded by the coding sequence ATGCGTCACTGTCGTCGTATTCCAAAACTAGGTAAGCCTGCCGACCAGCGTCGAGCGCTGTTAAGGGCGCTGACAACCGAATTGATCCGTCAGGGCCGAATCACAACCACAAAGACGCGTGCTAAGGCGCTGCGCCCGGAAGTGGAAAAAATGATTACTCTGGCAAAGGACGGCTCTCTGGCAGCCCGCAGGCAAGCCATGGGCTACATTTATGACAAACAGTTGGTTCATGCCCTGTTTGAGCAAGCCGCTAGCCGTTACGGCGAACGCAACGGGGGATACACCCGTATCCTGCGAACTGTGCCACGTCGGGGTGATAATGCTGAAATGGCAATCATCGAGCTGGTTTAA
- the truA gene encoding tRNA pseudouridine(38-40) synthase TruA, which yields MLQAMPLSTQRVALVIQYLGTHFHGWQRQPNGRTVQEEIETVLSKVQERPVTLHGAGRTDSGVHAAAQVAHFEATGPIPAEKWAAILNSHLPDDILIRASAAVGSNWHARFSASWRRYRYTLYTDPKPNLFVQPFSWHYYYAPLDESLIQAALTPLIGSHHLAAFHRANSARSHSWVDVQAAECYRDGSFIHIEIQANGFLYGMVRLLVGLLVQVGKGERSPESFTELWVNQRRHEVKYSAPAKGLCLLRVGYPEFPFPPEVWFDTQPKLVLPTVTAEYCLS from the coding sequence ATGTTACAAGCCATGCCATTATCAACCCAGCGAGTTGCCCTGGTAATCCAATACCTGGGCACTCATTTTCATGGCTGGCAGCGACAACCTAATGGGCGCACCGTGCAGGAAGAGATTGAAACAGTTCTGTCTAAGGTGCAGGAACGACCTGTTACTCTACACGGTGCGGGGCGCACTGATAGCGGTGTGCATGCAGCAGCACAAGTGGCACACTTTGAGGCTACGGGTCCCATTCCGGCTGAGAAATGGGCTGCGATTCTTAATTCTCATCTGCCCGATGATATTCTGATTCGAGCCTCAGCGGCTGTAGGTTCAAATTGGCACGCTCGGTTTTCTGCGAGCTGGCGTCGGTATCGATACACGCTCTATACAGATCCCAAGCCAAACTTGTTTGTGCAGCCCTTCAGTTGGCATTATTATTATGCACCGCTAGATGAATCTCTCATCCAGGCAGCTTTAACCCCTTTGATAGGTAGCCATCATTTGGCTGCTTTTCACAGGGCAAATTCGGCGCGATCGCATTCCTGGGTGGATGTGCAGGCGGCAGAGTGCTACCGAGACGGCTCATTTATTCATATTGAGATTCAAGCCAACGGATTTTTGTATGGCATGGTGCGGCTGCTGGTGGGATTACTGGTGCAGGTAGGAAAGGGAGAGCGATCGCCAGAAAGCTTCACCGAGTTGTGGGTAAACCAGCGTCGTCACGAAGTAAAGTACTCTGCGCCCGCTAAAGGCTTGTGCCTGTTGCGAGTTGGCTACCCAGAGTTTCCCTTTCCCCCGGAAGTCTGGTTTGACACCCAGCCTAAGTTGGTCTTGCCGACTGTCACCGCCGAATATTGCCTAAGTTGA
- the rplM gene encoding 50S ribosomal protein L13 — MNKTPIPSQDSIERNWYVVDAAEQRLGRLASEIAMILRGKNKPTFTPHLDTGDFVIVVNAEKVVVTGKKRTQKLYRKHSGRPGGMKTETFAKLQGRIPERIIEHAVRGMLPKSSLGKQLFTKLKVYPGPSHPHESQQPQELKIQTIPGGEN; from the coding sequence ATGAACAAAACCCCCATCCCATCTCAAGATTCCATCGAACGCAATTGGTACGTCGTTGATGCCGCAGAGCAGCGGCTGGGTCGTCTGGCGAGTGAAATTGCCATGATTCTCAGAGGCAAAAACAAGCCTACCTTTACTCCCCATCTGGATACCGGCGATTTCGTGATCGTCGTCAATGCCGAAAAAGTGGTAGTCACCGGAAAAAAACGCACTCAAAAGCTCTACCGGAAACATTCTGGACGTCCGGGCGGAATGAAGACGGAAACCTTTGCTAAGCTACAGGGCCGTATCCCAGAGCGGATTATCGAACACGCCGTGCGCGGGATGTTGCCCAAGAGTTCTCTAGGGAAACAACTGTTCACCAAGCTGAAAGTTTATCCGGGACCATCCCATCCCCATGAATCTCAACAGCCCCAGGAACTCAAAATTCAAACAATTCCAGGAGGAGAAAATTAA
- the rpsI gene encoding 30S ribosomal protein S9 has translation MQAVEQSGRVVYWGTGRRKSSVARVRLVPGSGQMIVNDRPGDNYFNYQPAYMSAAKAPLETLGLENEYDILVKAHGGGLTGQADSIRLGVARALCQLDPDNRQPLKSEGYLTRDPRAKERKKYGLHKARKAPQYSKR, from the coding sequence ATGCAAGCAGTAGAACAAAGTGGTCGAGTCGTTTATTGGGGAACAGGTCGCCGGAAGTCGTCCGTAGCAAGAGTTCGCCTGGTTCCCGGAAGCGGTCAAATGATTGTCAATGACCGACCGGGCGACAATTATTTCAATTACCAACCGGCTTATATGTCAGCGGCAAAAGCCCCCCTGGAAACTCTGGGTCTGGAAAATGAGTATGACATTCTGGTGAAAGCCCACGGTGGTGGATTAACGGGGCAAGCTGATTCGATTCGTTTGGGAGTAGCGAGAGCCTTGTGCCAACTCGACCCGGACAATCGCCAACCGCTGAAAAGCGAAGGCTACTTAACCCGCGATCCCAGAGCGAAAGAGCGGAAGAAATACGGCTTGCACAAAGCCCGGAAGGCTCCGCAGTACTCGAAGCGATAA
- the rpmE gene encoding 50S ribosomal protein L31 yields the protein MARQGIHPEWYPEAKVYCNGEVVMTVGSTQPELHVDVWSGNHPFYTGTQKIIDTEGRVERFMRKYGMLETTQPQGDDSGSQGKK from the coding sequence ATGGCAAGACAAGGAATTCATCCAGAGTGGTATCCAGAAGCAAAAGTTTACTGCAACGGAGAAGTGGTAATGACCGTTGGCTCAACACAGCCAGAACTTCACGTTGATGTTTGGTCGGGGAACCACCCCTTTTACACTGGAACCCAGAAAATTATTGACACCGAAGGTCGGGTAGAGCGCTTCATGCGGAAATATGGAATGTTGGAAACTACCCAACCCCAAGGTGATGATTCGGGTTCCCAAGGCAAAAAGTAG